Proteins from one Salmonella bongori NCTC 12419 genomic window:
- a CDS encoding MFS transporter gives MSQGINNDMAASKSRRVVKNLRWWILVLFLLGVTVNYITRNSLGILAPELKSSLGITTEQYSWIVGAFQLAYTLFQPLCGWLIDVIGLKLGFMICAGLWALACLLHAGAGSWLYLAILRFFMGGAEAAATPANAKTIGEWFPKSERPIASGWAGVGFSIGAMLAPPIIYFAHASFGWQGAFMFTGVLAMLWVVLWWLFYNSPDKHPNLGQRELDYIRQDDEAPALTLPFITALKTVGRDKRFYGIAIPAFMAEPAWAVLSFWVPLYLSKELGMDLRQIAMFAWLPFLAADLGSVASGYLTRLYTRIFGCTRVNSVVASSVTGAFLMISLAIVAFTRNPYITIILISIGGFGHQIISCMLSALVVESFDKGQMATVNGMRGSAAWIASFLFSLIIGVTADKIGFNPLFVAMGFFDLIGAFFLITFIAERRAKRA, from the coding sequence ATGAGCCAGGGCATCAATAATGATATGGCCGCCAGCAAATCCCGCCGCGTAGTAAAAAATCTACGCTGGTGGATACTGGTCCTCTTTTTACTTGGCGTGACCGTTAACTATATCACTCGCAACTCGCTGGGGATCCTGGCGCCGGAACTGAAAAGCAGCCTTGGGATCACTACCGAACAATATTCGTGGATCGTCGGCGCTTTCCAGCTTGCCTATACCCTGTTCCAGCCGCTGTGCGGCTGGCTAATTGACGTGATTGGCCTCAAGCTCGGCTTTATGATCTGCGCCGGATTGTGGGCGCTGGCCTGCTTACTCCATGCCGGCGCCGGGAGCTGGTTATATCTCGCTATTCTACGTTTTTTTATGGGCGGCGCGGAGGCGGCGGCAACCCCAGCCAACGCTAAAACCATTGGCGAATGGTTCCCGAAATCCGAGCGCCCTATCGCTTCAGGTTGGGCTGGCGTCGGTTTCTCTATCGGCGCGATGTTGGCGCCCCCCATCATCTACTTTGCCCATGCTTCTTTTGGCTGGCAGGGTGCATTTATGTTTACCGGCGTGCTGGCGATGCTGTGGGTCGTACTTTGGTGGCTATTCTATAACTCGCCGGATAAACACCCGAACCTGGGCCAGAGAGAACTGGACTATATCCGCCAGGATGATGAAGCCCCGGCGCTAACATTACCGTTTATCACTGCACTGAAAACGGTCGGGAGAGATAAACGTTTCTATGGGATCGCCATTCCGGCTTTTATGGCGGAACCTGCCTGGGCAGTACTGAGCTTCTGGGTGCCGCTGTATCTGTCAAAAGAGTTGGGTATGGATCTCAGGCAGATTGCTATGTTCGCCTGGCTGCCATTTCTCGCCGCCGATCTCGGTAGCGTTGCCAGCGGTTATCTGACCAGACTCTATACCCGTATTTTCGGCTGCACCCGCGTCAACTCGGTCGTTGCAAGCTCCGTGACAGGCGCATTTTTGATGATTTCACTGGCCATCGTCGCCTTCACCCGGAACCCCTATATCACCATTATTCTCATCTCCATTGGTGGCTTCGGTCATCAGATCATCTCCTGCATGTTGAGCGCACTGGTCGTGGAATCATTCGATAAAGGCCAAATGGCGACCGTTAACGGTATGCGCGGCTCTGCCGCGTGGATCGCGAGCTTCTTGTTCTCCCTGATTATCGGGGTAACCGCCGACAAAATTGGTTTCAACCCACTGTTCGTCGCCATGGGTTTCTTCGACCTGATTGGCGCCTTCTTCCTGATCACTTTTATTGCTGAACGTCGCGCAAAACGCGCCTGA
- a CDS encoding LacI family DNA-binding transcriptional regulator, whose product MCFLGYEISFISEFEADHKMEKKLKIAEIAARTGLSASTVSRVLAGKSNTSVRAREHVLACARELGVMDGMAAGRMLLNNLIIFAPPRAFDERLDIFYYRVIQSISKALSPHEVRLRYCALEENDSDPALFLTRMNEPETQAAILVGIDDPHIHDLAADLARPCVLINCRDDRMRLPLIAPDHRLIGAFAARYLFEMGHRQVMNVMCLRRYTMEQRLAGIKEAWRQYNLDFQDERDLLIISNFSAKETEDKVGAWLDAVNGRTLPTALLVGGDFMAAGAINALRLRGLRVPQDMSIMSIDAFNLAAIEDIPLTAVHVPRDELGVEAVQMLQQRLIRPHAPIGSLLLHGRLAVRESVRRVRPGKGHTVVTGEGLYDSQTSIPNARLP is encoded by the coding sequence ATGTGTTTTTTGGGCTATGAAATTTCTTTCATTTCTGAATTTGAAGCGGATCACAAAATGGAAAAGAAGCTGAAAATCGCCGAAATTGCTGCGCGTACCGGGTTATCCGCCAGCACGGTTTCGCGCGTCCTGGCCGGGAAATCAAATACCAGCGTTCGCGCCCGTGAACACGTACTGGCCTGCGCTCGTGAGTTGGGAGTGATGGACGGAATGGCAGCAGGTCGTATGTTGCTTAACAATTTGATCATTTTTGCGCCGCCGCGGGCCTTTGATGAGCGACTGGATATTTTTTATTACCGCGTAATCCAAAGTATCAGTAAAGCGCTCTCACCCCATGAAGTACGCCTGCGTTATTGTGCGCTGGAGGAGAATGACAGCGATCCGGCGTTGTTTCTGACCCGGATGAACGAACCGGAGACTCAGGCGGCGATCCTGGTCGGCATTGACGATCCGCATATCCACGATCTGGCGGCAGATCTCGCCAGGCCCTGTGTGTTGATCAATTGTCGCGACGATCGAATGCGGTTGCCCTTAATAGCGCCGGATCACCGTCTGATTGGCGCTTTTGCCGCCCGCTATCTCTTTGAGATGGGGCATCGCCAGGTGATGAACGTCATGTGCCTGCGCCGCTACACGATGGAGCAGCGTTTGGCGGGTATAAAAGAGGCATGGCGGCAATACAATCTGGATTTCCAGGACGAGCGAGATTTACTGATTATCAGTAACTTCAGCGCGAAAGAAACGGAAGATAAGGTTGGTGCCTGGCTGGATGCCGTTAATGGCAGAACACTGCCGACAGCGTTATTGGTTGGCGGCGATTTTATGGCGGCAGGCGCCATTAACGCGTTGCGCCTTCGCGGCCTGCGTGTGCCGCAGGATATGTCAATCATGAGTATTGACGCCTTTAATCTGGCGGCGATTGAGGATATACCGCTTACGGCGGTCCATGTACCACGTGACGAGCTGGGCGTTGAGGCGGTACAGATGCTGCAACAGCGTCTGATCCGCCCACATGCGCCCATCGGCTCGCTATTGCTGCATGGGCGTCTGGCGGTACGGGAGTCGGTACGACGAGTGCGCCCAGGTAAAGGGCACACCGTCGTCACAGGCGAGGGGCTGTACGACAGTCAAACGTCCATACCTAATGCCCGTTTACCGTGA
- a CDS encoding DUF1479 domain-containing protein, with product MTIPFTHDALPAEPKAAIRQMKQALRAQIGDVQTIFNRLSATIEARVAEIDDLKAQEQPIWPMIPFSELAMGNISDATRAEVKRRGCAVIKGHFPRERALAWDQSMLDYLDKNHFDEVYKGPGDNFFGTLSASRPEIYPVYWSQAQMQARQSEEMALVQSFLNHLWQTESEGKRWFNPDISIIYPDRIRRRPPGTTSKGLGAHTDSGALERWLLPAYQQVFASVFNGKVEQYDPWNAAHRTEVEEYTVDNTTKCSVFRTFQGWTALSDMLPGQGLLHVVPIPEAMAYILLRPLLDDVPEDELCGVAPGRVLPVSQRWHPLLMAALTSIPPLEAGDSVWWHCDVIHSVAPVENQRGWGNVMYIPAAPMCEKNLAYARKVKAALETGASPADFPREDYETTWEGRFTLRDLNIHGKRALGMDV from the coding sequence ATGACGATTCCTTTTACCCACGACGCGCTGCCCGCCGAACCGAAAGCAGCCATTCGACAGATGAAGCAGGCGCTGCGTGCGCAAATCGGCGATGTGCAGACAATATTCAACCGCCTGAGCGCCACCATAGAAGCCCGGGTGGCAGAAATTGACGATCTGAAGGCACAGGAGCAACCGATATGGCCGATGATTCCTTTTAGCGAACTGGCGATGGGCAACATTAGCGATGCCACCCGCGCCGAGGTTAAGCGCCGCGGGTGCGCGGTGATTAAAGGTCATTTTCCACGCGAACGAGCACTGGCATGGGACCAGTCGATGCTCGACTATCTGGACAAGAACCATTTTGACGAAGTGTATAAAGGGCCGGGGGATAATTTTTTCGGTACACTAAGCGCCTCCCGGCCTGAAATCTATCCTGTCTACTGGTCGCAGGCGCAAATGCAGGCCCGCCAAAGTGAAGAGATGGCGCTGGTGCAGTCGTTCCTCAACCACCTGTGGCAGACAGAGAGCGAAGGCAAGCGGTGGTTTAATCCGGATATCAGCATAATTTACCCGGATCGCATCCGTCGCCGCCCGCCGGGCACCACGTCCAAAGGGCTGGGAGCGCATACCGACTCCGGCGCGCTGGAGCGCTGGCTGCTTCCGGCCTATCAGCAGGTATTCGCCAGCGTGTTTAATGGCAAGGTCGAGCAGTACGATCCGTGGAATGCGGCGCACCGTACCGAAGTTGAAGAGTATACGGTGGATAACACCACAAAATGCTCGGTATTTCGCACCTTTCAGGGCTGGACCGCGCTCTCCGATATGCTGCCCGGTCAGGGTTTGCTGCATGTCGTCCCTATCCCGGAAGCGATGGCGTATATTCTGCTGCGCCCGCTGCTGGATGATGTCCCGGAAGATGAACTATGCGGCGTCGCGCCGGGCCGGGTGCTGCCGGTTTCACAACGTTGGCATCCTTTACTGATGGCGGCGTTAACCAGCATTCCGCCGCTGGAAGCCGGGGATTCCGTCTGGTGGCATTGCGATGTCATCCATTCGGTTGCGCCAGTGGAAAATCAACGGGGCTGGGGCAATGTAATGTATATTCCTGCCGCGCCAATGTGTGAGAAGAATCTGGCCTATGCGCGTAAGGTAAAAGCCGCGCTGGAGACAGGCGCGTCACCGGCCGATTTTCCCCGCGAAGACTATGAAACCACCTGGGAAGGACGCTTCACGCTGCGCGATCTGAATATTCACGGTAAACGGGCATTAGGTATGGACGTTTGA
- a CDS encoding Cof-type HAD-IIB family hydrolase has product MTVNVVVTDMDGTFLDDAKQYDRVRFMAQYQELKKRNIEFVVASGNQYYQLISFFPELKDEISFVAENGALVYEHGKQVFHGELTRHESRIVIGELLKDKQLNFVACGLKSAYVSENAPDAFVALMAKHYHRLQPVNDYHDIDDILFKFSLNLPDEQIPLVIDKLHVALDGIMKPVTSGFGFIDLIIPGLHKASGISRLLKRWNRSPQNVVAIGDSGNDAEMLKMAHYSFAMGNAADNIKALSRYQTEDNNHHGALNVIQAVLDGTAPF; this is encoded by the coding sequence ATGACCGTTAATGTTGTCGTTACCGATATGGACGGCACTTTTCTCGACGATGCCAAGCAGTACGATCGCGTACGCTTTATGGCGCAGTATCAGGAACTGAAAAAACGTAATATCGAATTTGTGGTCGCCAGCGGGAATCAGTACTATCAATTGATCTCCTTTTTCCCCGAACTGAAAGATGAAATTTCCTTCGTCGCAGAAAATGGCGCGCTGGTATACGAACACGGCAAGCAAGTGTTTCATGGGGAATTAACCCGGCACGAATCGCGTATTGTGATTGGCGAACTGCTAAAAGATAAGCAGCTTAATTTCGTCGCCTGCGGTCTGAAAAGCGCATATGTCAGCGAAAACGCCCCTGATGCTTTCGTGGCGCTGATGGCAAAACATTATCACCGCCTGCAACCAGTAAATGATTATCACGACATTGACGATATCCTGTTTAAGTTTTCTCTGAATTTGCCTGATGAACAAATCCCGCTGGTTATCGACAAACTGCACGTAGCTCTGGATGGCATCATGAAGCCTGTTACCAGCGGTTTCGGCTTTATCGACCTGATCATCCCGGGGCTGCATAAAGCTAGCGGCATCAGTCGTCTGTTAAAACGCTGGAACCGGTCGCCACAGAATGTCGTTGCCATTGGCGATAGCGGTAACGATGCAGAAATGTTGAAAATGGCGCATTACTCTTTTGCCATGGGCAATGCCGCAGACAACATCAAAGCGCTGTCACGTTATCAGACCGAGGATAATAACCATCACGGCGCGCTCAACGTTATTCAGGCCGTGCTTGACGGTACCGCGCCCTTCTGA
- a CDS encoding formate C-acetyltransferase/glycerol dehydratase family glycyl radical enzyme gives MTQLKLDTLSDRIKAHKTALVHIVKPPVCTERAQHYTEMYQQHLDKPIPVRRALALAHHLAERTIWIKHDELIVGNQASEVRAAPIFPEYTVSWIEKEIDALADRPGAGFSVSEENKRILHDVCPWWRGQTVQDRCYGMFTDEQKGLLATGIIKAEGNMTSGDAHLAVNFPRLLEKGLDGLRHKVAERRSRINLTVLEDLHGEQFLKAIDIVLDAVSQHITRFAALARQMAGEETRESRRNELLTIAKNCEVIAHQPPQTFWQALQLCYFIQLILQIESNGHSVSFGRMDQYLYPYYRRDVELNQTLDREHAIELLHSCWLKLLEVNKIRSGSHSKASAGSPLYQNVTIGGQNLINGQPLDAVNPLSYAILESCGRLRSTQPNLSVRYHAGMSNDFLDACVQVIRCGFGMPAFNNDEIVIPEFIKLGIEPQDAYDYAAIGCIETAVGGKWGYRCTGMSFINFARVMLAALEGGRDATSGKVFLPQKKALSAGNFNNFDEVMAAWDSQIRYYTRKSIEIEYVVDTMLEENVHDILCSALVDDCIERAKSIKQGGAKYDWVSGLQVGIANLGNSLAAVKKLVFEQGVIGQQQLAAALTDDFDGLSHEQLRQRLINGAPKYGNDDDSVDTLLARAYQSYIDELKQYHNPRYGRGPIGGSYYAGTSSISANVPFGAATMATPDGRKAHTPLAEGASPASGTDHLGPTAVIGSVGKLPTGSILGGVLLNQKLNPTTLENESDKQKLMVLLRTFFEVHKGWHIQYNIVSRDTLLDAKKHPDQYRDLVVRVAGYSAFFTALSPDAQDDIIARTEHML, from the coding sequence ATGACCCAACTGAAACTGGACACGCTCAGCGACCGCATTAAGGCGCACAAAACCGCGCTGGTACATATCGTGAAACCGCCGGTCTGTACCGAACGTGCGCAGCATTATACCGAAATGTACCAACAGCATCTGGATAAACCGATTCCGGTACGCCGTGCGCTGGCGCTGGCCCATCACCTGGCGGAACGTACTATCTGGATTAAACATGACGAACTGATCGTCGGCAACCAGGCAAGCGAAGTTCGGGCGGCGCCGATTTTCCCGGAATATACCGTCTCGTGGATTGAAAAAGAGATCGACGCCCTGGCGGACAGGCCCGGCGCGGGTTTTTCCGTAAGTGAAGAAAACAAACGTATTCTGCATGACGTCTGTCCGTGGTGGCGCGGTCAAACCGTCCAGGATCGTTGCTACGGCATGTTTACCGATGAACAAAAAGGGCTGCTGGCGACTGGCATTATCAAAGCCGAAGGCAATATGACCTCTGGCGATGCGCACCTGGCGGTGAACTTCCCGCGACTGCTGGAAAAAGGGCTTGATGGCCTGCGCCATAAAGTCGCCGAGCGCCGCTCACGCATCAACCTGACCGTGCTGGAAGATCTGCATGGCGAGCAGTTTCTGAAGGCGATTGATATTGTGCTGGACGCGGTAAGCCAGCACATCACGCGCTTTGCCGCACTGGCGCGCCAGATGGCGGGCGAAGAGACCCGCGAAAGCCGTCGTAATGAACTCCTCACCATCGCGAAAAACTGCGAGGTGATTGCCCACCAACCGCCGCAGACCTTCTGGCAAGCGCTGCAATTGTGCTACTTCATTCAGTTAATTTTGCAAATTGAATCTAACGGTCACTCAGTGTCGTTTGGCCGCATGGACCAGTATCTCTACCCCTATTACCGTCGTGACGTTGAACTCAACCAGACGCTGGATCGTGAGCACGCTATTGAACTGCTGCACAGCTGCTGGTTGAAACTGCTGGAAGTCAACAAGATCCGTTCCGGTTCGCACTCTAAAGCTTCCGCGGGCAGCCCGCTGTATCAAAACGTCACCATTGGCGGTCAGAATCTCATCAACGGACAGCCACTGGATGCAGTGAATCCGCTGTCTTACGCCATTCTGGAGTCCTGCGGACGTCTGCGGTCTACTCAGCCAAACCTCAGTGTGCGTTATCACGCCGGAATGAGTAACGATTTCCTTGACGCGTGTGTGCAGGTCATCCGCTGCGGCTTTGGGATGCCGGCGTTTAATAATGATGAAATCGTCATCCCGGAATTTATCAAGCTGGGAATCGAACCGCAGGATGCTTACGATTACGCGGCGATTGGCTGTATCGAAACCGCCGTCGGCGGGAAATGGGGCTATCGCTGCACCGGCATGAGCTTTATTAACTTCGCCCGCGTCATGCTGGCGGCGCTGGAAGGCGGTCGTGACGCCACCAGCGGCAAGGTATTTTTACCGCAGAAAAAGGCGCTCTCCGCAGGCAACTTCAACAATTTTGACGAAGTGATGGCCGCCTGGGATAGCCAGATTCGCTACTACACGCGCAAATCGATCGAAATTGAGTATGTAGTCGACACCATGCTGGAAGAGAACGTCCACGATATCCTCTGTTCAGCGCTGGTAGATGACTGTATTGAACGTGCGAAAAGCATCAAACAAGGCGGCGCGAAATATGACTGGGTATCGGGTCTGCAGGTCGGTATCGCCAACCTGGGCAACAGCCTCGCCGCCGTGAAAAAACTGGTCTTCGAACAAGGCGTTATCGGTCAACAGCAGCTTGCCGCCGCGCTGACCGATGACTTTGACGGGCTGAGCCATGAACAGCTACGTCAACGTCTGATTAACGGCGCGCCGAAGTACGGCAACGACGATGACAGTGTCGATACCCTGCTGGCGCGCGCTTATCAGAGCTATATTGATGAGCTAAAGCAATATCATAACCCGCGCTATGGTCGCGGCCCGATTGGCGGCAGCTATTACGCCGGTACATCATCTATCTCGGCAAATGTGCCGTTTGGCGCGGCAACTATGGCGACCCCGGATGGCCGCAAAGCGCATACGCCGCTGGCGGAAGGCGCCAGCCCAGCCTCGGGTACGGATCATCTCGGCCCGACGGCGGTAATTGGCTCCGTAGGCAAATTACCTACCGGTTCGATTCTCGGCGGCGTGCTGCTCAATCAGAAACTGAACCCAACGACGCTGGAAAACGAATCTGACAAACAGAAACTGATGGTGCTGCTACGGACATTCTTTGAGGTGCATAAAGGCTGGCATATTCAGTACAACATCGTATCGCGCGACACTCTGCTGGATGCGAAAAAACATCCGGACCAGTATCGCGATCTGGTCGTACGTGTAGCAGGCTACTCCGCGTTCTTCACCGCGCTATCGCCGGATGCGCAGGACGATATTATCGCCCGTACTGAACATATGCTGTAA
- a CDS encoding glycyl-radical enzyme activating protein, which yields MIFNIQRYSTHDGPGIRTVVFLKGCSLGCRWCQNPESRARAQDLLYDARLCLEGCDLCAQAAPDVIERALNGLLIHREKLTDTHFSSLAQCCPTQALTVCGEIKSVDEIMATVLRDKPFYDRSGGGLTLSGGEPFMQPELAAELFKASHDAGIHTAVETCLHVPWKYVAPSLPYIDLFLADLKHVADAPFKQWTDGSASRVLENLRKLAAAGKKMVIRVPLIQGFNADEEAIKAITDFAADELHVGEIHFLPYHTLGINKYHLLSQPYHAPDKPLDAPALLDFAQKYACQKGLTATLRG from the coding sequence ATGATCTTCAATATTCAGCGCTATTCTACCCATGATGGCCCCGGCATCCGTACCGTAGTCTTCCTTAAAGGTTGTTCGTTGGGCTGTCGCTGGTGTCAGAACCCCGAAAGCCGCGCCCGCGCCCAGGATCTGTTATACGATGCGCGACTGTGCCTGGAAGGATGCGACCTGTGCGCGCAAGCCGCGCCGGACGTCATTGAGCGCGCGCTAAACGGCCTGCTCATTCATCGTGAAAAACTGACCGACACCCATTTTTCCAGCCTGGCTCAATGCTGTCCAACACAGGCATTAACCGTCTGCGGCGAAATAAAAAGCGTGGATGAGATCATGGCGACGGTACTGCGCGATAAACCTTTTTACGATCGTAGCGGCGGCGGTCTGACACTGTCCGGCGGTGAACCGTTTATGCAGCCAGAACTGGCGGCAGAACTGTTTAAAGCCAGCCATGATGCCGGTATTCATACCGCGGTTGAGACCTGCCTGCATGTTCCATGGAAATATGTAGCACCTTCGCTGCCTTATATCGATTTGTTTCTGGCTGATTTAAAGCATGTCGCCGACGCGCCGTTTAAGCAGTGGACCGATGGCAGCGCCTCGCGGGTACTGGAAAACCTCCGGAAACTCGCCGCCGCGGGCAAAAAAATGGTGATCCGCGTCCCGCTCATTCAGGGATTTAATGCCGATGAGGAGGCCATTAAAGCCATTACCGACTTTGCCGCCGACGAACTGCACGTCGGGGAAATTCATTTTCTGCCCTACCACACGCTGGGCATCAATAAATACCACTTACTCAGTCAGCCCTATCATGCCCCGGATAAACCACTGGATGCGCCGGCGTTACTTGATTTTGCCCAGAAGTACGCCTGCCAAAAAGGTTTAACCGCGACCCTACGAGGATAA
- the moeB gene encoding molybdopterin-synthase adenylyltransferase MoeB, which produces MAELSDQEMLRYNRQIILRGFDFEGQEALKDARVLVVGLGGLGCAAAQYLAGAGVGQLTLLDFDTVSVSNLPRQTLHHDAMVGQPKVESAHDALARINPHITITPINARLDDEAMTSLIAGHSLVLDCTDNVSVRNQLNAGCYTAKVPLISGAAIRMEGQVTVFTYRENEPCYRCLSRLFGENALTCVEAGVMAPLIGVIGSLQAMEAIKLLAHYGQPASGKIVMYDAMTCQFREMKLMRNPGCEVCGQ; this is translated from the coding sequence ATGGCAGAACTTAGCGACCAGGAGATGCTGCGCTATAACCGACAAATTATTCTGCGCGGCTTCGATTTTGAAGGACAAGAAGCATTAAAAGATGCGCGGGTATTAGTGGTCGGGCTGGGCGGACTTGGCTGCGCGGCGGCGCAGTATCTGGCCGGTGCAGGCGTCGGACAACTGACGCTGCTCGATTTCGATACGGTTTCTGTTTCCAACCTTCCACGCCAGACTCTGCATCACGACGCAATGGTCGGGCAGCCGAAAGTGGAGTCCGCCCACGACGCGCTGGCGCGTATCAATCCACACATTACCATTACACCGATCAACGCGCGACTGGACGATGAGGCGATGACCAGCCTGATTGCCGGGCATTCGCTGGTGCTGGACTGTACCGATAACGTTAGCGTACGTAATCAACTTAACGCCGGGTGCTATACCGCGAAAGTGCCGCTAATCTCCGGCGCGGCCATTCGTATGGAAGGACAAGTTACCGTCTTTACGTATCGGGAAAACGAACCCTGTTACCGTTGCCTGAGCCGTCTGTTCGGCGAAAACGCTCTGACCTGTGTAGAAGCGGGGGTAATGGCGCCGTTGATTGGCGTGATTGGTTCGCTCCAGGCGATGGAGGCCATTAAACTGTTGGCGCATTATGGTCAGCCCGCTAGCGGAAAAATTGTCATGTACGATGCGATGACCTGTCAGTTTCGCGAAATGAAATTGATGCGCAACCCCGGCTGTGAGGTCTGCGGGCAATAG
- the moeA gene encoding molybdopterin molybdotransferase MoeA gives MEFSAELMSLEAALTQMLSRITPLTAVETLPLVNCFGRILATDVVSPLDVPGFDNSAMDGYAVRLADLSLDKPLPVAGKAFAGQPYQGEWPAGTCIRIMTGAPIPTGCEAVVMQEQTEQTDDGVRFTAGVRGGQNIRRRGEDIRQDAVVFPAGTRLTVAELPVLASLGIADAQVVRKVRVALFSTGDELQLAGQPLGEGQIYDTNRLTVHLMLQQLGCEVINLGIIPDDPCKLRAAFLEADSQADVVISSGGVSVGEADYTKTILEELGEIAFWKLAIKPGKPFAFGKLGNSWFCGLPGNPVSAALTFYQLVQPLLAKLSGNTACGLPPRQRVRTASRLKKTPGRLDFQRGILQHNANGELEVMTTGHQGSHIFSSFSLGNCFIVLERERGNVEPGEWVDVEPFNTLFGGL, from the coding sequence ATGGAATTTTCCGCCGAATTGATGTCGCTTGAAGCGGCGCTGACCCAGATGCTTTCGCGTATTACCCCGCTCACCGCCGTCGAGACACTGCCGCTGGTAAACTGTTTTGGCCGTATTCTGGCAACCGATGTCGTTTCGCCGCTGGATGTACCCGGTTTTGATAACTCAGCGATGGACGGTTATGCGGTACGGTTAGCAGATCTGTCCCTCGATAAGCCGCTACCCGTCGCGGGCAAAGCGTTTGCCGGTCAGCCTTATCAGGGAGAGTGGCCTGCGGGAACCTGTATTCGCATTATGACCGGCGCCCCGATACCGACAGGTTGTGAGGCGGTCGTGATGCAGGAACAAACGGAGCAAACCGATGACGGCGTGCGTTTTACCGCCGGGGTTCGTGGCGGGCAGAATATACGCCGTCGCGGCGAAGATATTCGCCAGGACGCGGTAGTTTTTCCGGCCGGTACGCGCCTGACGGTCGCCGAGCTGCCAGTGCTGGCCTCACTGGGTATTGCCGATGCTCAGGTAGTACGCAAAGTGCGCGTCGCGCTGTTCTCAACCGGTGATGAACTCCAGCTTGCAGGCCAACCGCTGGGCGAGGGACAAATTTATGACACCAATCGTCTGACTGTCCATCTGATGCTGCAGCAGCTTGGCTGCGAGGTCATCAATTTAGGCATTATCCCCGACGATCCCTGTAAGCTCCGCGCCGCATTTCTTGAGGCCGACAGTCAGGCAGATGTCGTAATAAGCTCTGGCGGCGTCTCGGTCGGCGAAGCAGACTATACCAAAACGATCCTTGAGGAATTGGGCGAAATCGCCTTCTGGAAGCTGGCTATCAAGCCGGGTAAACCGTTCGCCTTCGGCAAACTGGGCAATAGCTGGTTTTGCGGCCTGCCGGGCAATCCGGTTTCAGCAGCGCTCACCTTTTATCAACTGGTACAACCGCTGCTGGCGAAACTCAGTGGTAACACTGCCTGTGGCCTGCCACCACGCCAGCGCGTACGGACGGCGTCGCGACTAAAGAAAACGCCGGGACGTCTCGATTTCCAACGCGGGATACTGCAGCATAACGCTAACGGCGAACTGGAGGTCATGACCACCGGACATCAAGGGTCGCACATTTTCAGTTCGTTTAGTCTGGGCAACTGCTTTATTGTGCTGGAGCGTGAGCGCGGTAACGTTGAACCGGGAGAATGGGTGGACGTCGAGCCATTTAATACCCTGTTCGGAGGCCTGTAA